AGGCCCCGATCATACAGTGGCTCCCCGAAGGCTACGGCATCCCCTGCCGGGTGCTGACGCCCGAAGGCGAGGTGTTCGGGGTGTGCGAGCCCCAGGTTGCAGGGTATCAGGGCAGGACCGTCCAGTTCGAGCGGTTCGGATTTGTCAGGGTCGATCGCGCCGATGAGGCAGGCGTGCTCTGCTACTTCACCCACCGGTGAAGGAAATACTCCGTTCTTTTTTCTGCGATCTCATCCACAGCGATCTCCATCGGGCTCGCTGGCAGGGAGGGCCAGATTATTAATACCCATGAAGCGCCATCACCCTCCCCATGCGCACGATGGCACTCATGATTCTCATCCTCGCCTGCCTGCCCATATCGGTGGCGGCGGCCGGATGGGTGGAGATCTCGGCGGTTGCCGGCGGGGAGAACGGCACGGTGATCGTCAGGGGAACGACGAACCTGGCGGTAGAGAATATTCTGCAGGTGGAGATCCTCTCCGTCTCCTTCACCCCGACAGATAAGAGCGATCCCGGAGGGTTTTCCGGGGCGTCAGGCACCGTGACCGTGGAGGAGGGGAGCCCGTATAACATATGGACATTCACCGTCAAAACCCCCCTCCCGCCTGACACCTATCTGGTGACAGTCACCCACACGGAGAGCGGGACAGAGGCAGGGGGACAGTTCACCATCACCGAAGAGACGGTGAGCGAGATCACGACACCCGTGACAACTGCAGAAACAACAACCGCGGCGACCACGCCTGAGACCGCACCGGCACAGATGCCCTGCAGCCTGGTTGTCGCCGTCTTCGGGATTGTTGTCGGGGCGTTTCTGGTGCGCCGCATGTGAGCGACCCTGCACCTGCCGGGGGGACGTCCTGCTCCACCCCTTTCAACCCCCGCAAGATAAATAGGAGCATCCAGATACTCCCTTCCATGGCACAGCAAACTATCGTCAGGGCCTTCCTGATCGCTGCCGCGCTTGGCATCCTGTGCTGCACGGCAATGGCGGTCACGGTCTTTCCTGACTGGACCTATAAGAGCCAGGCAACCGTGCGGTCGGTCTCGATCTCCGGGGACGGGGCGCTGGTCGTTGTGGGCGGCGACGATGCAAAGACGACTCTGATAGGCGCCGGAGGCGCGGTCCAGTGGCAGAAAGGAGCAGCGGCAGCATTAGGCGCCGTTTCCATTGCACCGGACGGGAGCGCCGTGGGTGCAGGAGGGAGCGACAACAGGGTCTATCTCTATGACATCAACGGAGATCTGCGCTGGAGCACGGTCCTGCCCACCCGGATATACGGCGCGGGGGTGGCGGACGGCGGCGCCTATGTTGCCGTAGGGGGTTCAGACGACCGGGTCCATCTCTTTGACAGCACGGGCGCGTCGGTCTGGTCCTATATGACCGGGGACGATGTCCTCGCCGTTGCCATCACACCCGACGCCGGCCTGATCGCCGCCGGGTCCAACGACGACCGGGTCTATCTCTTCGATCAGACGGGAAAACTCCTCTGGTCGCGTGTCTTATTCGCCAACGTCCTCACCGTCGCCCTCTCGCCTGACGGAAAGTATGTCGCCGCAGGATCGGCCGACACAAAGGTCTATCTCTATAACCGGGACGGCACCCTCCTCTGGAGCACTCCGACGCGGGGATCGGTGAGTGCGGTCTCGGTGAGCGAGGGCGGCGAACGGATTGCTGCCGGTTCGCTCGACCAGAACGCCTATCTCTTCGACCGGAACGGACTGGTTATCTGGAGCCAGGTGATCGGGACGTCAGTCAGGGGTGCGGCGATCTCTGCAGACGGGACACATCTCGCCTTCGGCGGGGACGATAATCTGGTGCGGACCTTCACCGTCGAGTCGCCAGTCCAGACCACGACGGTGTCCACAACCGTGCCGACGACAACAGAGATCGAGACCGGGGCCCTTTCCATCGCCTCCTCACCTTCAGGGGCGGCGATCTACCTGGATAACAGGTATATGGGGATCACCCCGCTCACCCTTCAGGATCTGACGCCGGGGAACTATGCCGTTCTCCTGCAACGCCAGGGTTTTGAGCCATGGACAGGCAACGTTTCGGTCTCGGCCGGGGCAACGGTGACGGTGAACGCCACGCTGAACGAGACAGCACCAACAGCGGCGACACCGACAGAAGCCGCGGCCACGCCTTTTGCAGCCCTCGGGGCAGCGGCCATCGCTGCAGCAGTCCTGCTGCTGCGGCGGCGATAACTACCTTTTTTTCCAGTCAGCCCGACCTCAGGGGAAAAAAGAGGGGGCAGCCCGGCCCGGGATCGAACAGAGCAACCATTCAGACAATAGGGGTTCACCCCATGGTGCCGATTGGAACGGGAAGGTAGAGGCGGGATCGAAATGGGGCTGCACACATCTCTCCTCAATCAATAGAGAAGGAGCAGATTCACCTGAGCAGGGTCAGAAGAAGAACGACGCGTCAAAAAATAGGATTATCCGAGGAAGTGCCTGATATTCGCAGCCCTCAGAACGCCCTGTCTGATATCTACAGTTCTGTTCTCCTCAAGGGCCCGGCAGATGCCGGCAGTGATCTCCAGGTGGTCGGGATCAGGCTGCGCATCGGTGAGATCGGAGACTGCTTTTTTCAGCGCGGGAGAGACAAAGGAGGAGTCAGGATTGAAATAGCGGACGGCGTCGGCGATATCGGCATCGAAGTTGACATAGGCCCTCCTGAGAAATGCGATATCGTCTGATGCCAGGGCGTCGAGGCCGAGGAGTTCGGGAGGCAGACCGATCGAATAGAGCGCGGATGTGAAGGTGATCGCGCGGGGAAGGGTGACGCCGCCCATGCTCCGTGAATACCCGAAGAGCCCGATATGGAGTTTACGTTTTCTCCGGCTCGGAATGAATGCAGCGACCCTGTTGATCACGTCCGAGAGTCCGGTGACCTCGCGCATATAGGCCGCCGTGCAGGTCTGCACGACCTTTAAGGCCTCTTTTTCGTCAATCTCAGACGGCTTCTCGACCGTCCTTCCCTCAAGACCGGCAACGGCCTGCCTGACATCGTCGAGGGGGTAGTCGTACTTGAAGGCGGACTGGATCGTGAAGGTATGCACGCTGGGGTACTCGGCCGCGCACCTCTCCACGGTGTCGGGCCTCAGGTTGCCCCTGAACGGGGCCGAACCCACACCGATGATCGGATAGATCGGAACACCCGTCTCCTCGGCAAGGAGGTGAAGGCGGAAGAGGGCGATCTTGTTGAGGAGGATTGCCGGGATCATCCCGTAGTTCATCGCCGGGTCAGAGCGGGCAAGAAATACGCGCTGGTAGGAGAGGTCCTTGTCCTGCATATACCGGCCGACGATCCCGGCCGCATTGAGCATGCTCGCCTGGTCCTCAAAGAGGGGGATGACATCGATCTTCTGCGGCGCAAAACTGCCGATCCAGTCGGCGATGGTCAGGTCCCTCCCCCCGAGCCGCTTGTACTGCTGCCCGACCACGAAGTCGCAGTAATACTGATAGATATTGTCGATCCCGATATGCGACGAGGTCATCGGGAGGATGACCTGAAAGATCGGCGGGACCGCATTGCCGTAGAAGAGGTGCGCGATGTCGAACGAGCGCGGGATGCTCTCAAGGGCCTCGAGGAGGATCTTTGCCTCGGCCCGCTCGATATCAGGGTTGGGCACTCGCAGGGTAAGAAACACGTCAGAGCCGAGCTGGTGCTCTCTGAAAAACGGCTCATATCTGGAGAGAAGTTTCTTGACGACGAAGTTGTCGACTTCTTTTCCCTCGCAGTCCCACATCTGTTCCCTGCATCCCAGATGGGAGTAACTGTAATAGGCCTCCTGCACCTCGTCCTCCCCACCGAGTTCAGAACTTTCTGCAAAGAACGGAAGGTGGACGTTATCCGGGTGCTGGGTGCTCATGCATTTTGCTATCTTCGGAATATCATCCATAAAACTGCTCCACTATCGGATCGTCAGATAACAATCCCGAACAGAATAATAGAACGTGATTCAGGATATACTTTCGGTCAGGCGCATCCGCCTTTTATGGAGGACAGACAAATCAGGAGAGAAGAAACGAATGTTCAATGCATTTTCATAATAAGAGAGGGGATAGCAGCGTATCACTGTTCCCGAGTGCTCCCGCAACTCAGTACCGAGCGTTACGTGAGTGGGCTTAACTGCTGGGTTCGGAATGAGTCCAGGTGTTTCCCCACTGCTATGGCCGCTATCACCCAAAGCCAAGGCCCGGAATCGAACCGGGATGTAGTTGATCTGCAGTCAACCGCGTAGCCACTCCGCCACCTTGGCGACCGTGTATGCTCTATAATGTTATCGATTATAGATTTTAAAGGTATGCACAGCGGGTTTCGTCTGGGTTCAACGGAAAACTGGATTTGGACGTTAGTACTTGCGGACTGAACACGTCGTTGCCTTCGTGCGTACATCCCAAGCCTATTAAGCGGGTCTTTTACCCATGTCCTGTAACGGAGTCTCTTTTTGGGCCGGGTTTCAAGCTTAGATGCTTTCAGCTTTTACCCCTTATCGCGTAGCTGCTCGGCATTGCCCTGTCGGACAACCGATCGACCAGTGGCGACGAAAGAAAGTTCCTCTCGTACTATTTCTTTCTTACCCTCAGACTCCTGACACCCCAAATAGATAGTAACCGACCTGTCTCACGACGGTCTAAACCCAGCTCACGATCCCCTTTAATAGGCGAACAACCTCACCCTTGGCTGCTGCTGCACAGCCAGGATGGAAAGAACCGACATCGAGGTAGCAAGCCGCCGGGTCGATATGTGCTCTTGCCGGCGACGACTCTGTTATCCCCGGGGTAGCT
Above is a window of Methanofollis tationis DNA encoding:
- a CDS encoding outer membrane protein assembly factor BamB family protein, which produces MAQQTIVRAFLIAAALGILCCTAMAVTVFPDWTYKSQATVRSVSISGDGALVVVGGDDAKTTLIGAGGAVQWQKGAAAALGAVSIAPDGSAVGAGGSDNRVYLYDINGDLRWSTVLPTRIYGAGVADGGAYVAVGGSDDRVHLFDSTGASVWSYMTGDDVLAVAITPDAGLIAAGSNDDRVYLFDQTGKLLWSRVLFANVLTVALSPDGKYVAAGSADTKVYLYNRDGTLLWSTPTRGSVSAVSVSEGGERIAAGSLDQNAYLFDRNGLVIWSQVIGTSVRGAAISADGTHLAFGGDDNLVRTFTVESPVQTTTVSTTVPTTTEIETGALSIASSPSGAAIYLDNRYMGITPLTLQDLTPGNYAVLLQRQGFEPWTGNVSVSAGATVTVNATLNETAPTAATPTEAAATPFAALGAAAIAAAVLLLRRR
- the ppcA gene encoding phosphoenolpyruvate carboxylase translates to MDDIPKIAKCMSTQHPDNVHLPFFAESSELGGEDEVQEAYYSYSHLGCREQMWDCEGKEVDNFVVKKLLSRYEPFFREHQLGSDVFLTLRVPNPDIERAEAKILLEALESIPRSFDIAHLFYGNAVPPIFQVILPMTSSHIGIDNIYQYYCDFVVGQQYKRLGGRDLTIADWIGSFAPQKIDVIPLFEDQASMLNAAGIVGRYMQDKDLSYQRVFLARSDPAMNYGMIPAILLNKIALFRLHLLAEETGVPIYPIIGVGSAPFRGNLRPDTVERCAAEYPSVHTFTIQSAFKYDYPLDDVRQAVAGLEGRTVEKPSEIDEKEALKVVQTCTAAYMREVTGLSDVINRVAAFIPSRRKRKLHIGLFGYSRSMGGVTLPRAITFTSALYSIGLPPELLGLDALASDDIAFLRRAYVNFDADIADAVRYFNPDSSFVSPALKKAVSDLTDAQPDPDHLEITAGICRALEENRTVDIRQGVLRAANIRHFLG